The following coding sequences lie in one Takifugu flavidus isolate HTHZ2018 chromosome 4, ASM371156v2, whole genome shotgun sequence genomic window:
- the LOC130523608 gene encoding serine protease inhibitor A3K-like — protein MGMVDMFGDRADLSGIAEGQQLAVSEVVHQATLDVDEAGATAAAATGITITLHSYNYVPVLKFNRPFMVIITDHSSDNILFMGKITNPNI, from the exons atggggatggtagacatgtttggtgacagagcagacttgagtggtattgcagaggggcaacaactggcagtctcagag gttgtccatcaagctaccctggatgttgatgaggctggagccactgccgcagctgctacaggcatcacAATAACACTTCACTCCTATaattatgttccagtcctgaagttcaatcgtcccttcatggttatcatcactgaccacagctcagataatatcctcttcatgggcaagattaccaacccaaacatctga